The Nitrospira tepida genome includes a window with the following:
- a CDS encoding energy transducer TonB yields the protein MSEALRDKIERAKRYPAVARANRWQGQVLVQFSVGRDGRLDDLRVAESSGYAVLDHAALETVRAASPVTLRHGLEQPRVAVSLPLTYQLE from the coding sequence TTGTCGGAGGCGCTCCGGGACAAGATTGAGCGGGCCAAACGGTATCCTGCGGTGGCCAGGGCGAATCGATGGCAAGGCCAAGTGCTGGTGCAATTCAGTGTGGGACGGGATGGGCGCTTGGACGATCTGCGGGTGGCGGAAAGCTCGGGCTATGCCGTGCTCGATCACGCCGCCCTCGAGACGGTGCGAGCGGCCTCGCCTGTCACTCTTCGACATGGGCTGGAGCAGCCGAGGGTTGCCGTCTCCCTTCCGCTGACCTATCAACTCGAATGA